GCTCGTCCCCCTGCTCCATGCTCACTTCCACACGCTGGGGCGCCCCCCCTGGAGGCCTGGTGTTCAGAGAGAGAAGCTCGCATCACTCACTGCCCACCCATTAAACCCACACGACCCCCCACAATCTCCTGAGCTCTGCTTAAAGCCCTACATCTGATGACACGTATTATTAAGGTGCTTTCTGTAAAAGCTCTGGGATCCAGCCCCACGCGACAGAAGGCAGCACACGCCATTACCTCCTGTTCTTCTTGGTTTTGTCAAACCTGAAGTCTGAAGGATAGCGATGAACCTTAATGAGGTGATCCTTCCTCTCCGTACTGGTCTTAAATTTTAGATCACATCCTTCAACCAAGCACTGATACTGGGGGGATAAGAGACattgtgtttttaaaacaaaCTGCATACATACAGCCCACGCCACAATAGTTCCATCCAGTCATTTGCCTTAGAAAGGCTGGACATCCATCAGTAACCAAGCTGTACCTTCCAGACATGTACCCTACAGCAAAGGTCCAGCATACCATATTCTGCTTCTTGGCCATGAGCTGGAATAAGGAATCGTGCCACTCCTGGATATGGATGTCCAGGAGATGGTCCGACGGGAAGGCGCGCTTGCAGTCGGCGCAGACACGCCTGTGCAGGGCGTCGTAGTGATGCTCGTAGGACTCCAGGGTGTCAAAGAGCTGACTGCATCCGGCGATGTGACATCGGAACTCTGCCACGCTGACGGGACACATGAGACGGAGGCGTCAGGCAGCATGTTCCTGGAGTAGCCTGTTCCAGCCATCTTATTTCGGCTCCTACTCACGTTGGAGCTTGAGGGAGCTCCGACATTCCGGCGACGCTGTCCCGCAGATACAGGTGCCTGTGTATGTCACCGTCCTGTGGAGGGACGACAGCCTCGTTACCTTTAACTCCATGTGTGGGTTACCAAAGAAATGCTACACACCAAAAACCAACGTTAATTACAGCAGGAACTTGGTTTACTACTCCAAACAGAAAGAAGCGGGCTTCTTGGGGTGTAATTACTCCGGCCCAATTTACAGCTGTTAAAAGTTCAACAAACCCACTTCAAATAGATCATGGTCCTTGTCCAGCCTCATTCGGCGCGGCGTGAACGTAAAAGCGGACGGGCTTTCCTCGATCCCGCTGCAGAGCTCGCTCGGTTTTGGGTGAACTGGCAGGACCGGGATGCTGCCGACACAAATTTCCTCCGCGCCGGCGGCCGTCAGGAAGCGTACTAAATCCGGTCGGAACATAATTGCACGACAGGGGCTGTCGGCAGCATCGGCGGCCAGAGCACCAGACCTCCCAGTGACAGAAATTGGCGATCCTCCGAACTCCCCAAATGATGACGTCACAGTGGCTGCGCGAGCTGCTGACGTTCACATCCGCGTCCCGCCTCTAATCTGCCGGACTCAAGTCGATGCTTTTCTCCCGGGTCCTAAAGTTTACAGTTCACGTATTCCTTTAGGAACGTGAACATTAATTCTACTTTTCAAGGCAAagatatggggaaaaaaatctttatttgaGGTACCCCAAATTAAAGGGTTTAAGTCGTTTTCTCTGAATGCATCGCTCATATACCTTTAGATTTGACAAACGTTAACgtgattttaaaaatcatttgttaaaattaaaattgtCGCATGGTGGCGCCAAATAGCCTCATTCGGCAAGCCATGAGTGAacagttttttttcagttttctatTGTTCTCttaattgttttatatatttccTCACATCATTATAGTTTCTATTTCATATAGGCCTATCATATTCATTCGGACATTACAGCATAAGTGTCCATACTTTTACATATACTGATTTATTAAAGTCAAACACCTGTTACACTCCAGAAGTTAAATCGATCATAAGGTAAATCGACTGCCTAGTCAGTTTGATGTCTTTTTAATTTGAGCTCTAAGTAACTGTATTCAGGATGCGGAGTTGGGAAAAGGCATCATGACAGGACTTAACCCCATGAGACGTCCCAAAGCACAGGTAATGTAAACCAGAGGACGATGTTCCCCACCATGATCATGAAGGGCCAGTATATCTCCCTGACGTTCTCCTTTGTTTCCCTCCACATGGTCACTCAAATGATGTATGCCCTCCATAATTAAACCAAACGCATTTACCATTGATGAAAGCTAAGAGCAGCGTAGACGGGAGGAAATAGTGCAGGtctctttttaaaaatacctAAAATGTGTAAAACACAAATGTGGACACGTGAATTGcccatgacacacacacacatttaacatCAAATACGCCCCTGATCCTGAACATAGCTGTATTTCCCCGAACCAGGATGGCATCAGGTTTGTGGTGAAGATGACAAGACGCATGATGCATATCCCCGTGTGTCATGGGCAATTCCCGCAGGAAAACCGAGATTGAGCTGAAAACGAGAAGCCTTTCTGACTTGACGTGTATGCCCCATTGTTCTTACTTCAAATACgacagtgtttttcttttaggGAGGCACTCCCAATCTAACAGGATGAGATACTAATAAAGTCTTCCGATGGATTAAATCAGAAGGGGAAAGTGACAAAACTGCACCATAGCAACACATATACCAACACATTAGAAGTATGATATGGCTGTACTGGCATTTTCCCGTTGGGCTGGCAAAATTAAGGGACAACTCCTAATCTGTaacgttttctttttttaactaatGCCAAATATTAAAATCTGGCCTGATGTTCTCGGTAATGAGTGTTATTATAAAGCTTGTTTAAAAACAATTATAAAGCTTAATGATACTGTGTGACACTGGCTGCTCAATTCCTCTAGGCCTACAGGAAACCCCATTGAACAAGCAattagaaaatatttatttagtttttaattacTGATATTATTACTTtaaaggatttttaaaaatgctttctTTTAAATATACGTTTGTATTATAACAATATCACCTACGCCCCTTGCCTTTATTTTTTTGAGACTgacatttaaaacacaaattGTATTTAGTTTCTACCAGCAGCGCTTTTGACCAGTCAAGCCTCAGTCGCAGCTAGATGTTCAAAGAATTGTAGGTGTTCGCAGTTGCCTGTGGTTCACAGATCGTCCTCTAACATCTGAGGTGAGGCTGTACCATGTGTGACTCAGATCAAGACAGTCATTGGCGACAGGCTTATCTTCCGGATATAATGGAGGTGGAGTTCTGCAAAGGGGGGCGACTGGATAAAGGTCCGGCGCCTGATCAGCAGCAACCCCTAACCCACATGAAATCAGTGTATCCACAGCCATGCGATGCGGTACATTTCTCCCGTTATTCCTCTTCATCGTTTCGTCATGCGGTAAGCTTTAGATAACGTCTTATTGGAAATCAATATCGACAGCACAGTGTTTGTACAgtgaaattatcagataataaAAAAGTTAAATAATCGGTGCTAGTGAAAGTAAATGTGCCATTTGAAATATATATGTTGCTGTCGCTTTGAGATACTGACCGAATCTCATATTGTTTTTAGCACCGCTAGCCGAAAATTCAGACAAACTACCTCATGTGAAGGAGTACGATATTGTCAAACCACAAAAACTGGGACTTAGAGCTAAACGGAGTACCAAACAGGTATGTT
The nucleotide sequence above comes from Paramormyrops kingsleyae isolate MSU_618 chromosome 3, PKINGS_0.4, whole genome shotgun sequence. Encoded proteins:
- the znf511 gene encoding zinc finger protein 511, with the protein product MFRPDLVRFLTAAGAEEICVGSIPVLPVHPKPSELCSGIEESPSAFTFTPRRMRLDKDHDLFEDGDIHRHLYLRDSVAGMSELPQAPTVAEFRCHIAGCSQLFDTLESYEHHYDALHRRVCADCKRAFPSDHLLDIHIQEWHDSLFQLMAKKQNMYQCLVEGCDLKFKTSTERKDHLIKVHRYPSDFRFDKTKKNRRPPGGAPQRVEVSMEQGDEPGAGEPMEAEPAVQKRGDRLRPGYSYKVPASICFGQGSVRGFRGGRRRK